In one Bacteroides intestinalis DSM 17393 genomic region, the following are encoded:
- a CDS encoding glycoside hydrolase family 2 TIM barrel-domain containing protein translates to MKTRLLCALCAFFPLSLLAAKVHKITPITTDKDIRIEVMLSAEANESLSLDAVITHARNKAILCSHSGEFYFKNKVDTTVVWKIDQLTPELWSPVNPALYDLEVKAGTETLHKRIGFRKFEMRDGVFYLNDKPIYLRGNAINPPERGIPEQLERSKDFARDYVRFMKSLNINIIRIPDDQNWMDVCDEEGMMIFAGRYGRPKHATKTAPPTDFDLSLRTYKEIDLGPFTPHPSVVIYILSNEMPYEGKTGDLYREFLTKMCRELKKWDDTRLYIGNTGYGLGHSGDIYDVHRYWGWYYNTFLTYLNMRDKAMWQNPGRVQPITFTECVGNYTGIDGRFNLCSRTKQPGSQKCWTGHLPDDEQAGAAMTYQAFVLKNATELFRRLRSQNSCLAGTMPFTIIFHNWDGVKSFAEMKPKPVAWQYQISYQPVLLSWENWQSQIYAGSKLAVVAHVVNDDDYGNDLDEVHLQWWIEKEGEKVLAGEIDLPSVPYYGTCKRPLSIDIPQNLPSGDYTLKGEIWSKGSKVSYNESELFIAGKDWRGTEVMKKTIYVYDSSAGEQTLNCLQKLGYPVKAVRMVKELPRNSTLILAKNSWDDSLDNQSGQLKEYVSKGGRIICLQQDATTFNQSWLPTSVEFLKDSNNDPVYLSPSLAYADGMNINLERPYHPVFSGLTPKQFRLWSDYTSYNESKKGFPAIYPVDKGYDLRESGMENVAVLANYSRALAATALSEMFMGEGSILLSGFDLINHCGVDPVADKLLFNMLRYMSVDKQHEPYVEVTDSIIWGDYASERGIVNAPCNGLMVNTVPIIPKGQEHDPRYEVKIDEYGYQYAGAYGGWNSKPGVQYVPYGRRPMAPFTFSKGGSPLISKSSTSGEGYFYMTLSGKKKTMITILENPVDEPLYISITVNDKTTGNYVLQPKQQLSVETDISHIKNTMKVSLKGDRRVILLKTILSTERPDHAE, encoded by the coding sequence ATGAAAACAAGATTATTGTGTGCTTTATGTGCATTCTTTCCGTTGTCTCTGTTGGCGGCAAAGGTTCATAAGATAACTCCTATCACTACCGATAAGGATATCAGGATTGAAGTAATGTTGTCTGCTGAGGCGAACGAAAGTTTGTCCCTTGATGCTGTAATTACGCATGCCCGGAATAAGGCGATATTGTGCAGCCATTCCGGAGAATTTTATTTTAAGAATAAAGTGGATACAACGGTGGTCTGGAAAATAGACCAATTGACTCCTGAACTATGGAGTCCTGTTAATCCTGCACTTTATGACTTGGAAGTAAAGGCAGGTACTGAAACTTTGCATAAGCGGATTGGGTTCAGAAAGTTTGAAATGCGGGATGGTGTATTTTATTTGAATGATAAACCTATCTATCTGCGGGGTAATGCCATTAATCCGCCTGAGCGGGGAATACCCGAACAGCTGGAAAGAAGCAAAGACTTTGCACGTGATTATGTTCGCTTTATGAAGAGCCTGAACATAAATATCATCCGTATTCCCGATGATCAGAATTGGATGGATGTGTGCGATGAAGAAGGTATGATGATATTTGCCGGTCGGTATGGTCGCCCCAAACATGCAACCAAGACTGCACCACCGACAGACTTTGACCTGTCACTCAGAACCTATAAGGAGATTGATCTGGGACCGTTCACTCCTCATCCTTCCGTAGTCATCTATATTTTATCCAATGAAATGCCTTATGAAGGTAAAACGGGCGATCTGTATCGGGAGTTCCTGACAAAGATGTGTCGTGAACTCAAGAAATGGGATGATACCAGATTGTATATAGGCAATACCGGTTATGGACTGGGACATTCGGGCGATATCTATGATGTACATAGGTATTGGGGATGGTATTATAATACTTTCCTTACTTATCTCAATATGCGTGATAAGGCGATGTGGCAAAATCCGGGAAGAGTACAACCGATTACTTTTACCGAATGTGTAGGAAACTATACAGGAATAGACGGGCGTTTCAACCTCTGTTCCAGAACCAAACAACCGGGTTCGCAGAAGTGTTGGACAGGACATCTGCCCGATGATGAACAAGCTGGAGCAGCTATGACCTATCAGGCTTTTGTACTGAAGAATGCAACGGAATTGTTCCGTCGGTTGAGAAGTCAAAATAGTTGCTTGGCAGGTACCATGCCCTTTACAATTATATTTCATAACTGGGATGGGGTAAAGTCCTTTGCTGAGATGAAACCGAAACCTGTAGCCTGGCAATATCAGATCAGCTATCAGCCTGTATTACTGAGTTGGGAGAATTGGCAGTCGCAGATTTATGCAGGGAGTAAGCTTGCGGTGGTAGCCCATGTTGTCAATGACGATGATTATGGCAATGATTTGGATGAAGTTCATTTGCAGTGGTGGATTGAAAAGGAAGGTGAGAAAGTATTGGCGGGAGAGATCGATCTTCCATCTGTTCCTTATTATGGCACTTGTAAGAGGCCTTTGTCGATAGATATTCCTCAGAATCTGCCTTCGGGAGACTATACGCTGAAAGGTGAGATTTGGTCGAAAGGCAGTAAGGTGTCCTATAATGAGAGTGAACTGTTCATAGCCGGAAAAGACTGGCGGGGTACAGAGGTGATGAAGAAAACCATTTATGTGTACGATTCTTCGGCAGGAGAGCAAACCTTGAACTGTTTGCAAAAACTCGGTTACCCTGTAAAAGCGGTTCGTATGGTTAAGGAATTACCCCGGAACTCTACCTTAATTCTGGCTAAGAATTCATGGGATGATTCACTGGATAATCAGTCAGGGCAGTTGAAAGAATATGTAAGTAAGGGTGGACGCATTATTTGCCTGCAACAAGATGCTACAACATTCAATCAATCGTGGTTGCCAACTTCCGTGGAGTTTCTGAAAGACAGCAATAATGATCCGGTTTATCTTTCACCGTCTCTGGCCTATGCGGATGGTATGAATATCAATCTCGAACGTCCGTATCATCCGGTTTTTAGCGGATTAACCCCTAAGCAGTTCCGCCTTTGGTCCGACTATACCTCCTATAATGAATCGAAGAAAGGCTTTCCTGCCATTTATCCGGTGGACAAAGGATATGATCTTCGTGAATCCGGGATGGAGAATGTAGCCGTCCTTGCCAACTATAGCCGTGCTTTGGCTGCGACAGCCTTGTCGGAGATGTTTATGGGTGAAGGCTCCATACTGTTGTCTGGTTTCGATTTGATTAATCATTGCGGAGTAGACCCCGTAGCTGATAAACTTCTTTTTAATATGCTTCGTTATATGTCTGTCGACAAGCAGCATGAACCGTATGTGGAAGTAACTGACTCAATTATCTGGGGAGACTATGCTTCCGAACGGGGAATCGTGAACGCACCTTGTAATGGCCTGATGGTAAACACTGTTCCTATCATTCCAAAAGGACAGGAGCATGACCCCAGATATGAAGTGAAGATTGATGAATATGGTTACCAGTACGCCGGTGCTTATGGTGGGTGGAATTCAAAACCGGGTGTGCAATATGTACCTTATGGAAGAAGACCTATGGCTCCATTCACTTTTTCAAAAGGAGGAAGCCCGTTGATCAGTAAATCATCTACCAGCGGTGAAGGATATTTCTACATGACATTGTCCGGGAAGAAGAAAACCATGATTACCATATTGGAGAATCCTGTGGACGAGCCTCTTTACATCAGCATCACCGTCAATGACAAAACAACAGGGAACTATGTGCTTCAACCCAAGCAACAGTTAAGTGTCGAAACAGATATCTCGCATATAAAGAATACAATGAAAGTTTCCCTGAAAGGAGACCGTCGGGTGATATTACTGAAAACAATATTAAGTACAGAGCGTCCGGATCATGCAGAATAA
- a CDS encoding sialate O-acetylesterase: MKRILFSLFLFLASIVVFADGGFTVADVFTDHMVLQRNANVKIWGEAADGSQVEVLFEGHSRKSKAVDGKWMVTLRTGEAGGPYKLEVINGNNKVSFRDVFVGDVWLAGGQSNMEFALRRVKDAKAEIDLADYPQIRYYKVPRKYYPEHEVPETSWKTCTPETAPEFAAVAYYFAKNLHKDLNIPIGIIQLPVGGTTVEAWTSRKLLLSDKDFRPIIERYDSIADAYQSGEYEKIYDRYIKSLAEYNKLSAEKKQYIGKPTEPMGKWNFRRPVGLSETMLNVVSPYTLKGFIFYQGESNTARGAQYRKLFPAMIKEWRASWGQGDIPFLFVQLPRFETKTRYWNELREAQYLTSLHVKNTGMAVAFDQGNPKDIHPIVKDTVGWRLAQMALGKVYGKKIVYQGPEFRKKTKTRDGSLLLEFANAGTGIIVKDGSSSLSGFMVAGKDGQFYPAEAVIVDNNRVRVKSNQVNDPVDVRYLWVNSGYINFFNKEGFPALPFRTDKYRLETEGVCVNPEPMIPQLDLFLFIGQSNMAGRGYITDNYKGSIKDVYLLTPNGDMEPARNPLNKYSTIRKQIDLQGVGPAYSFAKAIADKTKHKLGLVVNARGGSSINSWLKGAKDDYYGEALSRIRQAMKYGTLKAIIWHQGEADSRNPEAYMAKLQKLVADLREDLGDTKLPVIVGEIAEWRVNGTSDAFNKMLRTVPRHIPYSYCVSSRELVPLINENDPHFSADSQIILGRRYAEAAYKACYFKE, translated from the coding sequence ATGAAACGCATTTTATTTTCTTTATTTTTATTTCTGGCCAGCATCGTTGTTTTTGCTGACGGTGGGTTTACGGTTGCCGATGTTTTTACGGATCATATGGTATTGCAGCGTAATGCAAACGTGAAGATCTGGGGAGAGGCGGCAGACGGTTCGCAGGTTGAAGTGTTGTTTGAAGGACACAGTCGGAAAAGTAAGGCTGTTGATGGAAAATGGATGGTCACACTAAGGACCGGAGAAGCCGGAGGACCTTATAAATTAGAAGTTATAAATGGTAATAATAAGGTTAGTTTTAGAGATGTTTTCGTAGGTGACGTATGGCTGGCGGGTGGTCAGTCAAATATGGAGTTTGCTTTGCGCAGGGTGAAGGATGCGAAGGCGGAAATCGATTTGGCTGATTATCCTCAGATACGTTATTATAAAGTACCGAGAAAATATTATCCGGAACACGAAGTACCTGAAACATCCTGGAAGACTTGTACTCCTGAGACAGCACCAGAGTTTGCAGCTGTTGCTTACTACTTTGCGAAGAATCTGCATAAAGATTTGAATATTCCTATCGGTATCATTCAGCTACCCGTAGGAGGAACGACGGTTGAGGCGTGGACGAGCCGGAAGTTGCTGTTGTCCGATAAAGACTTCCGCCCTATCATAGAGCGTTATGATAGTATTGCTGATGCTTATCAGTCTGGAGAGTACGAGAAGATATATGACCGTTATATTAAGTCTTTGGCAGAGTATAACAAATTATCAGCAGAAAAGAAACAATACATTGGTAAACCTACGGAGCCTATGGGAAAATGGAACTTTCGTCGTCCGGTTGGTTTATCCGAAACGATGTTGAACGTTGTCAGTCCATATACTCTGAAAGGATTTATTTTCTATCAGGGAGAGTCGAATACAGCACGTGGGGCACAATATCGTAAACTGTTCCCCGCTATGATAAAGGAGTGGAGGGCATCGTGGGGACAGGGAGATATTCCTTTCCTGTTTGTACAGTTACCTCGATTTGAAACAAAGACCCGTTACTGGAATGAGTTGCGTGAGGCGCAATACCTCACCTCACTGCATGTGAAGAATACAGGTATGGCCGTTGCTTTTGACCAGGGAAATCCCAAAGATATTCATCCGATTGTGAAAGACACAGTTGGCTGGCGCCTTGCACAGATGGCTTTGGGTAAAGTTTATGGTAAGAAGATCGTTTATCAGGGACCTGAATTTAGAAAGAAAACGAAAACCAGAGACGGCAGTTTACTTCTGGAATTTGCGAATGCGGGTACGGGGATTATTGTCAAAGACGGTTCTTCCTCGCTTTCCGGATTTATGGTTGCCGGTAAAGACGGTCAGTTTTATCCGGCTGAAGCAGTGATTGTCGATAACAATCGGGTACGTGTAAAGAGCAATCAGGTAAATGATCCTGTAGATGTCCGTTATCTCTGGGTGAATAGTGGATACATAAATTTCTTTAATAAAGAAGGCTTTCCCGCCCTTCCCTTCCGCACGGATAAATACAGGTTGGAAACGGAAGGCGTATGTGTCAATCCTGAACCGATGATACCCCAGCTTGATCTGTTCCTTTTCATTGGCCAGTCCAACATGGCAGGACGGGGATATATTACTGATAACTATAAAGGCAGTATAAAGGATGTATACTTGCTGACTCCGAACGGTGATATGGAACCTGCAAGGAATCCTTTAAATAAGTACTCTACTATCCGCAAGCAAATAGATCTGCAAGGAGTAGGCCCGGCCTATTCTTTTGCAAAGGCCATTGCAGACAAAACGAAGCATAAACTTGGGTTAGTGGTTAATGCACGCGGGGGGAGTTCTATAAATTCGTGGTTGAAAGGAGCTAAGGATGATTATTATGGAGAAGCTTTGTCACGTATACGCCAGGCCATGAAGTACGGAACGTTGAAAGCGATTATCTGGCATCAGGGTGAAGCCGATAGTCGGAATCCGGAAGCGTATATGGCGAAGTTACAAAAGCTGGTTGCCGATTTGCGGGAAGATCTGGGAGATACAAAGCTCCCCGTCATTGTAGGAGAGATTGCCGAATGGCGGGTGAATGGGACTTCGGATGCATTTAATAAGATGTTGCGTACGGTTCCCCGGCATATTCCCTATTCCTATTGTGTGTCATCCCGGGAATTGGTGCCCCTGATCAATGAAAATGACCCTCATTTTAGTGCTGACAGTCAGATAATCCTTGGTAGGAGATATGCTGAAGCGGCTTATAAAGCCTGTTACTTTAAAGAATAG
- a CDS encoding hybrid sensor histidine kinase/response regulator transcription factor, whose product MLRILLLLLFLAPGLLFAQDIHFQTFGVENGISQPTVTSIYQDEFGIIWIGTKDGLNRYNGTDFYIFRPVENDKHSLYNNNIGTICGDKDGHIYIRCKYAVVEYDIKKNIFHTIRDNNIQAISYGNSRLWACTRDSLFTYNRAEDKLEYYYHLEDVRLSCVTEDHEGNLYVGTMNNGLYMLDSNKKWLNYLPTKDITCIYEDSKKNIWVGTKDDGLFRLDRNGGKTNYVHAPYKNGLSSNYVRCVVEDNLGNYWVGTFKGLDKLDVTTNTFTNYSEDNKPYSLSNSSIICMMKDQQGTFWIGTYYGGVNLFNPDYEIYTYYYSDESQQGKLTSPFAGRMKEDSKGNIWIATEGGGVNYLDRKTRSFAEFKHDINKNSLASNTVQSLHLDEENQTLWVGTLRGGLDKLDLKTHQFTNYRHIPGKENSLINDVVRKVIPYKGNLLLATHNGIGLFDPQTGECTKLLKDSRLNNRQIIDMLLDRNNNLWFSYSLGLVKYNLETRKRDEYFVPNSSNRVIGSNLINVLFEDKKGNIWAGSSGDGIFLYEPDNNSFKPFNSHNSDLINDYILDIKESLSGYLLIASNQGFSRFDMENQRFYNYNKQNGFPMTALNPYGLFVASDNEIFLSGPKMMISFFEKELNSYVKPYQLNFTSLEVNNQVILPNDDSNILSESILYQPQITLNHNHSIITINFSLSNYVSVLRNRIYYKLEGFDKDWMSAGYRKGITYTNLNPGRYKLKIKSSEEYSGKESIFKEIDIVVKPPFYKSVWAYCIYVIIVIVSVYIVVSFYSSKLKLRASLEYEKKEKKQIEELNQSKLRFFTNISHEFRTPLTLIVSQLEMLMERNDIQPLVYNKLVNIHRNTLRMKRLITELLDFRKQEQGFEKFKYSKQDIYAFLDEIYLSFKEYARGKQINLEFLNKDRNLEVWFDVVQLEKVIYNLLSNAFKYTSLGGTVSLSVQEYENSVVILISDTGIGIAEKSLDKIFDRFYQVDSTDNQKGTGIGLALAKSIIEAHKGKISVRSMEGKGTTFVVELPLGDSHIADSQKVATPDIDSSCISELTMYGDKALTDVMDDENPANELEDTKSKILIVEDNEELRGLLVRLFSKVYSVCEAQDGEEGLDKTKEIQPDIVLSDIMMPKMSGIEMCRKIKSNFETSHIPVILLTAQTAEEYTMQGLKMGADDYVTKPFNVKHLFMRCNNLVNSRKLLQKKYAKQMDNNVDILATNSADHQFMEQCVACIEQNLDNPDFDVNMFAQAMNTGRTKLFLKIKGITGQTPNDFILNIRLKKAQMLLKQMDTKTVSEIAYEVGFNSPSYFIKRFRELFGVTPAQYQKGEE is encoded by the coding sequence ATGTTGCGGATATTGTTGCTCCTTTTATTTCTGGCTCCCGGATTGTTGTTCGCACAGGATATCCATTTTCAAACATTCGGAGTAGAAAATGGCATCTCGCAACCAACAGTTACATCTATTTATCAGGATGAATTCGGAATAATCTGGATAGGTACTAAAGATGGTTTGAATCGTTATAACGGTACTGATTTTTATATATTCCGTCCGGTTGAGAATGATAAACATAGTCTTTATAATAATAATATAGGTACGATTTGTGGTGATAAGGACGGGCATATTTATATTCGTTGCAAGTATGCCGTAGTTGAATATGATATTAAGAAGAATATTTTTCATACAATTCGCGATAATAACATTCAAGCCATTAGTTACGGTAACTCTCGGTTGTGGGCTTGTACTAGGGACTCTTTATTCACCTATAACCGTGCGGAAGATAAGTTGGAATATTATTATCACCTAGAGGATGTACGCTTATCTTGTGTGACCGAAGACCATGAAGGAAACCTATATGTAGGAACCATGAATAATGGCTTGTACATGCTGGACAGTAATAAGAAATGGCTTAATTATCTCCCAACAAAGGATATAACCTGTATTTATGAAGACTCCAAAAAGAATATTTGGGTAGGTACCAAAGATGACGGGCTTTTCCGACTGGACAGGAACGGTGGAAAAACAAACTATGTGCATGCACCTTATAAGAATGGACTTTCCAGCAATTACGTCCGTTGTGTGGTCGAAGATAACTTGGGTAACTATTGGGTGGGAACTTTTAAAGGTTTGGATAAATTGGATGTCACCACCAATACTTTCACCAATTACAGTGAAGATAATAAACCTTATAGCTTGAGTAATTCTTCCATCATCTGTATGATGAAGGATCAGCAAGGAACTTTCTGGATTGGCACTTATTACGGTGGGGTTAATCTGTTTAATCCGGACTATGAGATTTATACCTATTATTATTCCGATGAATCTCAGCAAGGAAAGCTGACCTCTCCTTTTGCCGGACGAATGAAAGAAGACTCTAAAGGAAATATCTGGATTGCAACGGAAGGTGGTGGAGTGAACTATCTCGATCGAAAAACAAGAAGCTTCGCAGAGTTTAAGCATGATATAAATAAGAATTCCCTTGCATCCAATACGGTACAATCTCTGCATTTGGATGAGGAAAACCAGACTCTGTGGGTAGGTACATTACGAGGAGGATTGGATAAATTGGACTTGAAAACGCATCAGTTTACCAATTACAGGCATATTCCGGGGAAAGAGAATTCGTTGATCAATGATGTAGTACGCAAAGTTATTCCGTATAAAGGAAATCTTTTGCTGGCAACCCATAACGGAATAGGTTTGTTTGATCCTCAAACAGGAGAGTGCACAAAGCTACTGAAAGATAGTAGACTCAATAACAGACAGATCATTGATATGCTTCTTGACAGGAACAATAATTTATGGTTCTCTTATTCATTGGGACTGGTTAAATATAATCTTGAAACCCGGAAACGAGATGAGTATTTCGTTCCTAATAGTTCAAACCGGGTTATAGGCAGTAATTTGATAAATGTACTTTTTGAAGATAAGAAAGGTAATATCTGGGCAGGTTCTTCGGGAGATGGTATATTCCTATATGAGCCGGATAACAATTCATTCAAACCGTTTAACTCACACAATTCGGACCTGATCAATGATTATATCCTTGATATAAAAGAGTCTTTGTCCGGCTATCTCCTGATAGCCAGTAATCAGGGCTTTTCACGTTTTGATATGGAGAACCAGCGCTTTTATAACTATAATAAACAGAATGGTTTTCCGATGACGGCATTGAACCCTTACGGATTGTTTGTGGCCAGCGATAATGAGATATTCCTTTCCGGTCCCAAGATGATGATATCTTTCTTTGAAAAAGAATTGAATTCTTATGTAAAGCCCTATCAGCTTAACTTTACCTCATTGGAAGTGAATAACCAGGTTATATTGCCGAATGATGATTCCAATATTCTCTCTGAGTCTATTTTGTATCAGCCACAAATTACGCTGAATCATAACCATTCCATCATCACTATAAATTTCTCGTTGTCCAATTATGTATCGGTACTGAGAAACCGGATTTACTATAAATTGGAGGGATTTGATAAAGACTGGATGAGTGCAGGTTATCGTAAAGGCATTACTTACACCAACCTGAATCCGGGTAGGTATAAGCTAAAGATAAAGAGCTCTGAGGAATATTCCGGTAAAGAAAGTATTTTTAAGGAAATCGATATTGTGGTGAAGCCACCTTTTTACAAATCTGTCTGGGCATATTGTATTTATGTTATTATTGTGATTGTATCTGTCTATATAGTGGTTAGTTTCTATTCTTCCAAATTAAAGTTGCGGGCTTCACTTGAATACGAGAAGAAAGAGAAGAAACAGATAGAAGAACTGAACCAGTCCAAACTTCGCTTTTTTACCAATATTTCACATGAATTTCGTACTCCGCTCACATTGATTGTGAGTCAGTTGGAGATGTTGATGGAAAGGAATGATATTCAGCCGTTAGTGTACAATAAACTGGTAAATATTCATCGGAATACCTTACGTATGAAGCGCCTGATAACCGAGCTTCTTGATTTCAGGAAACAAGAACAGGGTTTCGAAAAGTTCAAATACAGCAAGCAGGATATTTATGCGTTCCTGGATGAAATCTATCTGTCTTTCAAAGAGTATGCACGGGGTAAACAGATTAATCTTGAATTTCTTAATAAGGATAGGAATCTGGAAGTCTGGTTTGATGTAGTACAGCTTGAAAAGGTGATTTATAACTTGCTGTCCAATGCTTTCAAATATACATCTCTGGGTGGTACAGTCTCCTTATCAGTACAGGAATATGAAAATAGTGTGGTTATTCTTATTTCAGATACGGGTATCGGTATTGCCGAAAAGAGTCTGGATAAGATATTCGATCGTTTTTATCAGGTCGACAGCACGGACAACCAGAAAGGTACGGGCATAGGATTGGCACTTGCTAAAAGTATAATTGAAGCCCATAAAGGCAAAATCAGTGTGCGGAGCATGGAGGGAAAGGGAACCACTTTTGTGGTTGAATTGCCTTTGGGAGATAGTCACATTGCCGATTCACAAAAAGTGGCAACTCCCGATATCGATTCATCATGCATTTCAGAGTTGACCATGTATGGTGACAAGGCACTGACTGATGTGATGGATGATGAGAATCCTGCTAATGAATTGGAAGATACAAAGAGTAAAATCCTGATTGTTGAAGACAATGAAGAACTCAGAGGTTTACTGGTTCGTCTGTTCTCCAAAGTATATTCCGTTTGCGAAGCGCAGGATGGTGAAGAAGGACTGGATAAAACAAAAGAAATACAGCCCGATATTGTACTGAGCGATATCATGATGCCCAAGATGTCCGGTATAGAAATGTGCAGGAAGATAAAGAGTAATTTTGAAACATCCCATATCCCAGTGATATTACTGACGGCCCAGACAGCCGAAGAATATACAATGCAAGGGTTAAAAATGGGTGCAGATGACTATGTGACTAAACCTTTTAATGTGAAACATTTGTTTATGCGTTGTAACAATCTGGTAAACAGCAGAAAGCTGTTACAGAAAAAATATGCAAAACAAATGGATAACAATGTGGATATACTGGCAACGAATAGCGCAGACCATCAGTTCATGGAACAATGTGTAGCGTGTATTGAACAAAATCTGGATAATCCGGATTTTGACGTGAATATGTTTGCTCAGGCCATGAATACCGGCCGTACCAAACTCTTCCTGAAGATTAAGGGTATCACAGGGCAGACACCCAATGACTTCATTCTGAATATCAGATTGAAGAAGGCGCAGATGCTACTGAAACAGATGGATACGAAGACTGTTTCGGAGATAGCATATGAAGTTGGCTTCAACTCCCCAAGCTATTTCATAAAACGTTTCAGGGAGTTGTTCGGGGTGACTCCCGCCCAATATCAGAAAGGAGAAGAATAA